Proteins encoded within one genomic window of Paraglaciecola psychrophila 170:
- the prfB gene encoding peptide chain release factor 2 (programmed frameshift) yields MFEINPVHNALADIRLRAESLRGYLDYDQKKERLEEVNRELESPDVWNQPERAQALGKEKAALELVVDTIVLLEQGTEDVEGLVDLAVEAEDQYTFDEAESELAELIKKLELLEFRRMFSGPNDANHGYIDIQSGSGGTEAQDWANMLLRMYLRWGEAHGFKTELIEVSDGDVAGIKSATIKFSGDYAFGWIRTETGVHRLVRKSPFDSGSRRHTSFASAFAYPEVDDDIEIEIDPSDLRIDTYRASGAGGQHVNRTDSAVRITHEPTNIVVQCQNDRSQHKNKAQAMKQLKAKLYEHEMHKQNQEKQTMEDGKSDIGWGSQIRSYVLDDSRIKDLRTGVETRNTQAVLDGDLDKFIQASLKSGL; encoded by the exons ATGTTTGAAATCAATCCAGTACACAATGCGTTAGCGGATATAAGACTTCGTGCCGAGTCACTTCGGGGGTATCTT GACTATGATCAAAAGAAAGAGCGGCTTGAAGAAGTTAATCGCGAATTAGAAAGCCCTGATGTCTGGAATCAACCTGAGCGAGCCCAAGCCTTAGGTAAAGAAAAAGCAGCTCTTGAACTAGTAGTTGATACCATTGTTTTATTAGAGCAAGGAACGGAAGACGTTGAAGGTTTGGTTGATCTAGCCGTTGAAGCTGAAGATCAATATACGTTTGATGAAGCCGAGTCTGAACTTGCTGAGCTGATTAAAAAACTCGAATTACTCGAATTTAGACGCATGTTTTCTGGTCCCAATGATGCCAACCATGGATACATTGATATTCAGTCAGGGTCAGGCGGCACCGAGGCGCAAGATTGGGCCAATATGCTACTTCGTATGTATTTGCGCTGGGGCGAAGCCCACGGCTTTAAAACTGAATTAATTGAAGTGTCAGACGGTGATGTTGCCGGCATTAAAAGTGCCACGATTAAATTTAGTGGTGATTACGCATTTGGTTGGATCCGCACAGAGACTGGTGTACATCGATTAGTGAGGAAATCACCTTTTGATTCTGGAAGCCGCAGACATACGTCTTTCGCTTCTGCTTTTGCTTATCCTGAAGTGGATGACGATATAGAGATTGAAATCGATCCTTCTGACTTAAGAATCGATACCTATCGTGCCTCAGGAGCCGGTGGCCAACACGTTAACCGCACCGATTCGGCGGTACGTATTACACACGAACCCACCAACATAGTGGTGCAATGTCAAAACGATCGTTCGCAGCATAAAAACAAAGCACAGGCTATGAAACAATTAAAAGCCAAGCTGTATGAACATGAAATGCATAAACAGAATCAAGAAAAACAAACCATGGAAGACGGAAAGTCTGACATAGGGTGGGGCAGCCAAATACGCTCTTATGTATTGGATGACTCTCGGATTAAAGATTTACGTACTGGGGTAGAAACCAGGAACACACAAGCCGTATTAGACGGCGATTTAGACAAATTTATTCAAGCCAGTTTAAAGTCTGGTCTGTAA
- a CDS encoding transglycosylase SLT domain-containing protein gives MQQKFKKKYQILKIILITMASTLFLAACTATPPQNISNICDIFTEKRDWFETATDMKEKWGVPIHVPMAMMYQESSFKAKARPPKDYFFFGLIPWGRVSSAYGYSQAKTPTWDDYKRETDNSWAERTDFSDAMDFMGWFINKTNAINGISKWDAELQYLNYHEGWGGYSRGSYNHKAWLKDVAKIVHSRSLNYATQLKTCEEELSKGWFWRLFS, from the coding sequence ATGCAACAAAAGTTCAAAAAAAAATATCAAATTTTAAAAATTATTTTAATAACCATGGCTAGCACCCTATTTTTAGCGGCTTGCACCGCCACCCCTCCTCAAAATATTAGTAATATTTGTGATATTTTTACAGAAAAGCGTGATTGGTTTGAAACAGCGACCGACATGAAAGAGAAGTGGGGTGTACCTATTCATGTGCCTATGGCGATGATGTATCAGGAAAGCTCTTTTAAAGCTAAAGCCCGCCCACCCAAAGACTATTTCTTTTTTGGTTTGATACCTTGGGGGCGTGTCAGCAGTGCTTATGGTTATTCTCAGGCTAAGACTCCCACTTGGGATGATTACAAGCGGGAAACAGACAACTCTTGGGCCGAACGAACAGATTTTAGTGATGCAATGGACTTCATGGGTTGGTTTATCAATAAAACGAATGCAATAAATGGTATCTCAAAGTGGGATGCTGAATTGCAGTATCTTAATTATCACGAAGGGTGGGGAGGGTATAGTCGAGGCAGCTATAATCACAAAGCATGGCTTAAGGACGTAGCTAAAATTGTACATTCACGTTCCTTAAATTATGCCACTCAGTTAAAGACCTGTGAAGAAGAGTTATCTAAAGGCTGGTTTTGGCGATTGTTTAGCTGA
- a CDS encoding pseudouridine synthase, with the protein MLDSIEVLFDHPDFVVINKPNNIAVQNESHQSGILPILCQQLQVEKLWLVHRLDKVTSGILILAKHSQAAAIFGQLFEEKQIEKYYLAISSKKPKKKQGAIKGGMKKSQR; encoded by the coding sequence TTGTTAGATTCCATAGAAGTTTTGTTTGATCATCCAGATTTTGTGGTGATTAATAAACCCAATAATATAGCTGTACAAAATGAGTCCCACCAATCGGGTATTTTACCAATTCTTTGCCAACAACTTCAGGTTGAAAAACTATGGTTAGTGCATAGACTGGACAAAGTAACGTCTGGTATTTTAATTTTGGCAAAACACTCACAAGCTGCCGCTATCTTTGGTCAGTTATTTGAGGAAAAACAAATAGAAAAATACTATTTAGCTATCTCTTCGAAAAAACCTAAGAAAAAACAAGGTGCCATCAAAGGTGGTATGAAAAAAAGTCAGAGATAG
- a CDS encoding pseudouridine synthase family protein, translating to MLDSSDTAAAISQFFSFSISPGLRLFLVKPLTGKTHQVRVALKSIGSPILGDELYKGASSDRTYLHAYCIRFNYQQQPICIICPPDKGDEFVSDKTKQQITDLASPWTLKWPNITLPPQKNAG from the coding sequence ATGTTGGACAGTAGCGATACTGCTGCGGCTATCAGCCAATTTTTTAGTTTCTCTATTTCCCCGGGTCTCAGGTTATTTTTGGTAAAGCCTCTCACAGGTAAGACACATCAAGTTCGAGTGGCCTTAAAAAGTATCGGCAGCCCTATTTTAGGAGATGAACTATACAAAGGCGCAAGCTCTGACCGCACCTACCTTCATGCCTATTGCATTCGTTTTAACTATCAACAGCAACCTATTTGCATTATCTGTCCGCCGGATAAAGGTGATGAATTTGTATCTGATAAAACCAAACAACAAATCACCGACTTAGCATCACCTTGGACACTCAAATGGCCAAACATCACGTTGCCCCCACAAAAAAATGCAGGTTAA
- the lysS gene encoding lysine--tRNA ligase, whose translation MTEQTQDENKLIAERRAKLSNIRENCKSNGYPNDFRREFYSDELQQAFGEHEKPALEELGKVVSIAGRILAKRGPFMSLQDMTGKIQAYASKDAQKDIKERYGSLDIGDIIGVKGVLHKSGKGDLYVDMAEYQLLTKSLRPLPEKFHGLADQETKYRQRYVDLITNQQTRDTFMIRSKVVSGIRNFLIERDFMEVETPMLQVIPGGATAKPFTTHHNALDIDMYLRVAPELYLKRLVVGGFERVFEINRNFRNEGLSTRHNPEFTMLEFYQSYADYHDLMNLTEEMLRKVAQDVLGTTIIKNTTKDAEGNVVSEVNYDFGLPFARLTMNDAVIKYWPEANVEAINDPENHLAELKVMAKQLHIKEPEVDGIWGAGKYLCEIFEATAEEKLDQPTFITAYPWEVSPLARRNDDNSFVTDRFEFFVGGRELANGFSELNDSEDQAARFRKQVEEKDAGDDEAMHFDEDYIRALEYGLPPTAGEGIGIDRLVMLFTDSPTIKDVILFPHMKPEVPAE comes from the coding sequence ATGACCGAACAAACACAAGATGAAAATAAGTTGATTGCAGAGCGCCGCGCCAAACTTTCTAATATAAGAGAAAATTGTAAATCCAATGGTTACCCCAATGACTTTCGTCGTGAATTTTACAGTGATGAATTACAACAAGCCTTTGGTGAGCATGAAAAACCTGCTTTAGAAGAACTTGGAAAAGTAGTGAGTATTGCAGGTCGTATTTTAGCTAAGCGTGGACCTTTTATGTCATTACAAGATATGACCGGTAAGATCCAAGCTTATGCTTCCAAAGATGCTCAAAAAGACATAAAAGAACGTTATGGTAGTTTGGATATCGGTGACATCATTGGTGTGAAGGGCGTGTTACACAAGTCAGGTAAAGGTGATCTGTATGTCGATATGGCCGAATACCAATTGTTGACTAAGTCGTTGCGTCCGCTACCAGAAAAATTCCATGGATTGGCTGATCAAGAAACTAAGTATCGTCAGCGTTATGTGGACTTGATCACTAATCAGCAAACTCGTGATACGTTTATGATCCGCAGTAAAGTGGTCAGTGGTATTCGTAACTTTTTAATCGAACGTGATTTTATGGAAGTTGAAACCCCTATGTTGCAAGTGATACCGGGCGGTGCTACAGCAAAACCTTTCACCACTCATCACAACGCCCTTGATATCGATATGTATTTACGTGTTGCCCCAGAACTTTATCTTAAACGTTTAGTGGTAGGTGGGTTTGAGCGCGTGTTCGAAATCAACCGTAACTTTAGAAACGAAGGACTGTCTACTAGGCATAACCCTGAATTCACGATGTTAGAGTTTTATCAGTCCTATGCTGATTATCATGATTTAATGAATCTAACCGAAGAAATGTTACGTAAAGTGGCGCAAGACGTGTTGGGCACCACCATTATCAAAAACACCACTAAAGACGCTGAAGGCAATGTAGTCAGTGAAGTAAACTATGATTTTGGCCTGCCATTTGCTCGTTTAACCATGAATGATGCCGTTATCAAATATTGGCCAGAAGCCAATGTTGAAGCGATTAATGATCCTGAAAACCATTTAGCTGAACTTAAAGTCATGGCTAAGCAGTTGCATATTAAAGAGCCAGAAGTAGACGGGATTTGGGGTGCAGGAAAATATTTGTGTGAAATTTTTGAAGCTACGGCTGAAGAAAAACTTGACCAACCCACCTTCATCACCGCTTACCCTTGGGAAGTCTCACCATTGGCACGTAGAAACGATGACAACAGTTTTGTCACCGACCGTTTTGAGTTTTTTGTGGGTGGGCGTGAACTTGCTAACGGTTTCTCGGAATTAAATGACTCTGAAGACCAAGCTGCTCGTTTCCGTAAACAAGTGGAAGAAAAAGACGCTGGCGATGATGAAGCGATGCACTTTGATGAGGATTACATTCGTGCCTTAGAATACGGCTTACCTCCAACAGCGGGAGAAGGTATTGGTATCGATCGTTTGGTTATGTTGTTTACGGATAGCCCAACTATTAAAGATGTGATTTTGTTCCCACATATGAAGCCTGAAGTTCCGGCTGAATAG
- a CDS encoding YgaP family membrane protein, with product MKQNVGILDTAIRSIIGVACLALAAEGLFPQVISIALLVTGSLLWITSSFGVCFIYKLLNLDTYPGAGHGLTQWYPST from the coding sequence ATGAAACAGAATGTTGGAATTTTAGATACCGCGATCCGCAGTATTATAGGTGTGGCATGCTTAGCCTTAGCGGCCGAAGGCCTTTTTCCACAAGTTATCTCTATTGCCCTTTTAGTGACTGGGTCATTACTTTGGATAACAAGTAGTTTTGGGGTATGTTTTATCTACAAACTTCTTAACCTAGACACATACCCAGGCGCAGGACATGGTTTAACTCAGTGGTATCCAAGCACTTAG
- the gshA gene encoding glutamate--cysteine ligase, with the protein MQVNQTSFAERLNVLQDQAVTQTLTGIRHGIERETLRINPDGGLAQSPHQQALGSALTHEFITTDFSESLLEFITPPEVSVQKTIGQLNDVHKFAVSNMGDERLWPMSMPCFIENQDAIPIANFGSSNVGKMKTLYRVGLKNRYGSMMQAISGVHFNFSLPDEFWQQWLDKTSAEKANKDTISAAYFALIRNYRRFCWLIPYLYGASPAICGSFIKGKETALPFEKLGRGTYYLPYATSLRMSDLGYTNNAQSGLNICYNQVDSYIASLRAAINQPSSAFQKYAGKKEGEYQQLNANVLQIENELYSPIRPKQPTQSLEKPSEALDKRGVSYVEVRALDVNPFSAIGIEENQFYFLDVFLMYCVTKPSALMDEQQYHETEVNLSTVVVQGRDPELMLLNEQQSIGLSSWALQLFSDMHEVALVLDQANNTTHYSVALELEKQKVLDPSLTPSAKILEQLVSQQCDNGALGLNLAEDYKQQLIGSDYQFMNAEELAEHAKLSIEKQRVIEQQDNISFDDFLSSYFSVSTTD; encoded by the coding sequence TTGCAAGTAAATCAGACATCTTTTGCAGAGCGTTTAAATGTATTACAAGACCAAGCCGTTACTCAAACTCTTACTGGCATACGTCATGGTATAGAGCGTGAAACGTTGCGTATTAATCCAGACGGCGGTTTGGCACAGAGTCCTCATCAACAGGCATTAGGGTCAGCTTTGACCCATGAGTTTATCACCACCGATTTTTCTGAGTCTTTACTCGAATTTATTACACCGCCTGAAGTGTCTGTGCAAAAAACTATCGGGCAGTTAAATGATGTGCATAAATTTGCAGTTTCAAATATGGGTGATGAGCGTTTATGGCCTATGAGTATGCCATGTTTTATCGAGAATCAAGACGCCATTCCTATCGCCAACTTTGGCTCATCGAATGTAGGCAAAATGAAAACGCTGTATCGTGTAGGCTTAAAAAACCGTTACGGTAGTATGATGCAAGCTATTTCGGGGGTGCATTTTAACTTTTCTCTTCCTGACGAATTCTGGCAACAATGGTTAGATAAAACATCTGCAGAAAAAGCCAATAAAGACACTATTTCTGCGGCATATTTTGCTTTAATCAGAAATTATCGGCGTTTTTGTTGGTTAATACCCTATCTATATGGTGCCTCTCCTGCAATTTGCGGATCGTTCATTAAAGGTAAAGAAACCGCTCTCCCTTTTGAAAAGTTGGGTCGCGGCACTTATTATTTGCCATACGCCACGTCTCTTAGAATGAGTGATTTAGGTTATACCAATAATGCACAGTCTGGTTTAAATATTTGTTATAACCAAGTAGACAGTTACATTGCATCGTTAAGAGCCGCGATTAACCAGCCGTCTTCGGCTTTCCAAAAGTATGCCGGTAAAAAAGAAGGCGAGTATCAGCAGTTGAATGCCAACGTATTGCAGATTGAAAATGAACTATATTCGCCTATTAGGCCGAAACAGCCAACTCAGTCGTTAGAAAAACCTTCAGAGGCATTAGATAAAAGAGGTGTGAGTTACGTAGAAGTGCGTGCATTAGACGTGAATCCATTCAGCGCCATAGGCATTGAAGAAAATCAGTTTTATTTTCTTGATGTGTTTTTAATGTATTGTGTCACTAAGCCAAGTGCGCTTATGGATGAACAGCAATATCATGAAACTGAAGTCAATTTAAGCACTGTAGTGGTTCAGGGGCGAGATCCTGAGCTTATGCTCTTAAATGAACAACAATCGATAGGCCTATCATCCTGGGCATTGCAGTTGTTTTCTGATATGCATGAAGTGGCTTTAGTTCTCGATCAGGCGAATAACACAACCCATTATTCTGTTGCGTTAGAGCTTGAAAAACAAAAAGTACTGGATCCAAGTTTAACTCCCTCAGCCAAAATTTTAGAACAATTAGTCAGCCAACAATGTGACAATGGTGCATTGGGTTTAAATTTAGCAGAAGACTACAAACAACAATTGATAGGTTCTGATTATCAATTTATGAATGCTGAAGAATTAGCAGAACACGCAAAGTTATCCATTGAAAAACAGCGGGTGATTGAGCAGCAGGACAATATTTCATTCGATGACTTCCTAAGTAGTTATTTTTCGGTTAGCACAACTGACTAA
- a CDS encoding ketopantoate reductase family protein: MQVKSRLKSPKLAIIGKGAIGGLIGFKCYQLGYDYQHLIKTPAQPLFKVTDIIGVSHSFTPNASVITKPNPFDLLILPVKAYQVLPVLEQLRHYIQPHHIIMLLHNGMGTIEQVRERLPNNPLIAATTSYGAFKPDANTLIETGLGHTHLGWLGDVDSALKQSIEPILSELLPPSHWHQDISLALWKKLAINGVINPLTAIHNLTNGELADLKFSARVSNICNEIAQVMKALNYPVSSEDLVVNVQQVITATANNYSSMHQDIKFKRQTEIDFINGYITSKAAELNIEVPHNQRLLEQIRQLE; the protein is encoded by the coding sequence ATGCAGGTTAAGTCGCGACTTAAATCGCCTAAATTAGCGATTATTGGTAAAGGTGCCATAGGCGGGTTAATTGGTTTTAAGTGCTACCAGCTTGGCTATGATTATCAGCACTTAATAAAAACACCCGCGCAACCACTGTTTAAGGTAACCGATATAATTGGCGTGTCACATAGTTTCACACCTAATGCCTCAGTGATAACTAAGCCTAACCCATTTGATTTACTGATATTGCCAGTCAAAGCTTACCAAGTGCTGCCAGTACTCGAACAATTACGACATTATATTCAACCACATCACATAATAATGCTACTCCATAACGGTATGGGTACCATAGAACAGGTTAGAGAGAGGCTGCCTAATAACCCCTTGATCGCAGCCACTACAAGTTATGGGGCATTTAAACCGGATGCAAACACACTAATAGAAACGGGTTTAGGTCACACTCACCTGGGGTGGTTAGGTGATGTTGATTCAGCGTTAAAACAATCAATTGAGCCAATACTTTCTGAACTACTACCACCTAGTCATTGGCATCAAGATATCAGTTTGGCATTGTGGAAAAAATTAGCGATCAATGGGGTAATTAACCCCCTAACTGCCATTCATAATTTAACAAACGGCGAGCTTGCAGATTTAAAATTCAGCGCCAGAGTCTCTAATATTTGTAATGAAATAGCACAGGTCATGAAAGCGCTCAATTATCCAGTCAGCAGCGAAGATCTAGTTGTAAATGTTCAGCAAGTCATAACAGCCACAGCAAATAATTACTCATCTATGCATCAAGATATTAAGTTCAAACGTCAAACCGAAATTGACTTTATTAATGGTTATATCACCTCCAAAGCTGCTGAACTAAATATAGAGGTACCACATAACCAGCGTTTGCTTGAGCAAATAAGACAGTTAGAATAA
- a CDS encoding heme NO-binding domain-containing protein, with translation MKGIVLVKFNEFIEELWGEGFWDKLINEADLPSEGAYTTVVTYDDQELFMLIGLVAYKQNISVRDVQFAFGKWVFKEFYNIAPSGAHDFEDVFEFLHAVQDFIHVEVKKLNPNALVPEFKFLSETFNKLSFHYISPRKLCFFCEGIVHGLAEQMGQAVNVSQSECEHEGGQRCVLVVEKV, from the coding sequence ATGAAAGGCATAGTATTAGTAAAGTTTAATGAATTTATCGAAGAACTTTGGGGGGAGGGGTTCTGGGACAAATTAATTAATGAAGCTGATTTGCCAAGTGAGGGGGCCTACACTACTGTTGTCACTTATGATGACCAAGAATTATTTATGCTAATTGGGTTAGTAGCATATAAACAAAATATCTCAGTAAGAGACGTCCAGTTTGCCTTTGGCAAATGGGTGTTTAAAGAGTTTTATAATATTGCCCCATCAGGTGCACACGACTTTGAAGATGTGTTTGAATTTTTGCATGCAGTGCAGGATTTTATTCATGTTGAGGTGAAAAAGTTGAACCCAAATGCCTTAGTTCCTGAATTCAAGTTTTTGTCTGAAACATTTAATAAACTCTCATTCCATTATATTTCCCCACGTAAGTTATGTTTTTTTTGTGAAGGTATTGTTCACGGACTTGCCGAGCAAATGGGTCAAGCAGTCAATGTATCCCAATCAGAATGTGAACATGAAGGCGGTCAGCGTTGTGTGCTCGTGGTTGAAAAGGTGTGA
- a CDS encoding Hpt domain-containing protein, whose translation MSSSDVSIFDTQFAINQFSGNKTLLVKILDKFIQQYQHFDTLLTEHFQQQDLNAANQQIHTLKGVSGNLGMQALYQACKELEVNLANPETENNLDDFLQVFKQTLSVIKNFSAEKGIQENPETAPQQYDRVALIAALKRNEFISESKIHSYGKSLDLSSKKLQEIKLAIDNLDYNSAIALLE comes from the coding sequence TTGTCTAGTTCTGACGTAAGTATTTTTGATACCCAATTTGCCATAAATCAGTTTAGCGGGAACAAAACGTTACTTGTGAAAATTTTAGACAAATTTATCCAACAATATCAGCATTTTGATACGTTACTCACAGAACACTTTCAACAACAAGATTTGAATGCAGCCAATCAACAAATACATACTTTAAAGGGAGTCAGCGGTAATTTAGGTATGCAGGCTTTATACCAAGCCTGTAAAGAACTTGAGGTCAATTTAGCTAACCCAGAAACCGAAAATAACTTAGACGATTTTTTGCAGGTTTTTAAGCAAACATTAAGCGTCATAAAAAATTTCTCAGCAGAAAAAGGCATTCAAGAAAATCCTGAAACTGCCCCTCAACAATACGACAGAGTAGCGCTAATTGCGGCATTAAAGCGCAATGAATTTATTTCTGAGAGTAAGATCCATAGTTATGGGAAATCATTAGATTTGTCGTCTAAAAAACTACAAGAAATAAAATTGGCTATTGATAACCTAGATTATAACAGCGCCATTGCGTTGTTGGAGTAG